Sequence from the Metasolibacillus fluoroglycofenilyticus genome:
TTATTATTGCCGCGGGTTGCTTCGGCTTATTTGGGCAAATGCTTGTTTTTGTTTGGCTTTTCATCCATTTATTACGCATCCGCTCTTTAGGAGAACCTTATATGGCTCCTTTTATCCCACGTAAATGGACAGATTTATTGAACAGTGTCATTCGCTTTCCAATGGCTTTTTTAAAACATCGAATGGGTATATCCAAAAGCCAAAAAAGCTAATGTATTTACGAAAATGAGGATGAAAAAAATATGAGGTCAACACAAAAGAAAGTATTAACTAAAGTGCATGTACTGTTTTTAGTACAAAGTTGTTTAATTGGAACAGGGATATTACAGCTGCCTCAAAAATTAAGTTCCATGGGCTATAGCCAAGCATTTATGCCAATTTTATTCAGCATCATTGCTACCATTACTTTATGGCCCATGATATTGCTTAACTCTAAATTTCCAACTAACAATTTATTTCAAATAAATGAAATTTTATTAGGGAAAATAATCGGTAAATTTTTTAATTTTTTACTCGTTCTATTATTCACCATTATTTGTATAGATTCTATAAGTAGCTATATGCTATTAATTCAAAGCACTGCATTACCCGAGCAAACGATTACTCTACCTGTTATTTGTTTTTTGGCACTGCTTGTTTATTTAGTTAGAGGTGGTATTTTTGCCATTGCTCGTTTTTCAATTTTGACATTCTTTATAACGATTCCGATGGTTTTATTCACAAAATGGGCTATACAAAAAGGAGAGTTTAGTCATTTTTTTCCTTTGTTTAATTTCACATTCCAAGAGTTTTACGAGGCGACTAAAAACGGCTATTTATCTTTTTTAGGTTATGAGCTTATTTTGTTTTACTATCCGTTTATTATTCAGCAGAAAAGTGCCTTTAAATATGCAACAATCGGTATTTGGATATCTGGTGTTTTAATGCTGATTACGACAGGTGTGAGCGTTATGTATTTTTCTGAATGGCAATTAAGCAATATTGAATTTGCTGTTTTAAATATTTTTAAGGCTGGGGAATATTCCTTTATTGAGCGCATTGATATTATCGGAATGACGCTTTGGATTTTCTTAGTTTATTCCACTGTCGCTTTATATTTATGGGCAGCAAATGAGGGCTTTAAATCACTTATTTTAGCGAAATCTCAAATCCATTTATATATTTTAGTAATTGCCATCTTCATTGCGCTTATAATACCTCTTTCACAGCACTTGAAGGAAAAAATCTTTACAATTAATAACTATGTATTTTATTTATTACTGCTTTGGCCGATTTTTTTATCCATCATCTATTTTTTCAGAAAAAAGCAGGTGCAGCAATGAAGAATAGATTACTTCTTATTTTCCTTTTGTTATTTGTCACTGGGTGCTCTGAGCAAGAGAAGAAAATTCCAATTGAAGAAGTAGATATGATTGGGATTATGGCATTTGATTATGTTGATGAAAAAACAAAAAAGCTCACTGTCGCGATTCCGCAATATTCACCCGACGCTAAAAAAGACACGAAGATATTTTCTACAGAAACCGATTTAGTATCCCAAGGTATCGTCAAAATCGAAGCTTCTTCTGATCGTAAAGTTGTCTTAAACCAGCTTCGAGTTATTTTAGTCAGTGAAGAATTTGCTCGCAAAGGGCAGGTCAGGACAGTGATTGAGCATATTTATCGCAATGCAGAAGTGGGTAATAAAGCATTAATTGCTGTTGTCAAAGACCGTGCAGAGGGCATTCTTTATGCTGAATATCCTGATAAGCCAAATATTAATTTTTATTTAAACGATTTGCTACTACCTAGTCTTAATACAGCCTTTAATCCAAATACTAATATTCATGATTTTATTTATGGTACGACAAATACGACAAAGGACGCTTCCGCCCCATATCTTGAGCTACTTGGTGATAGAATTGAAATTGCAAATATCGCATTATTTAAGGATGATGTTATGGTAGACACCATCCCCCCGAATGAAGCAATCTTTATCCAGGCGTTACAAGGTAGAAAAAATCTTGCACCACTTGTAATTGATATACCTGATGATACAAAAGTATTGCTAAATCTTGTTAAAAGCAAAAGCAAAATTGAAAGCAATAAAGATAGGAATTATCCAAAGCTTACTATCCATTTAGAAATTAAGGCAACCTTAAGTGAATACAGTATTGAAGATACAGAAAAATTAAATTCATGGAAAGAAATCAGTGACTTAGAAAAATCAATCAATCAACAATTAGAGAAGGATATTAAAGCATTTGTAGAAAAATTAAATAAAAAACAAGTCGACCCAATTGGTTTAAGTGAATATTTCCGTAAATATACACATGGCAAATGGACACGCGAAATGACAGATGAAATACTAGATAAATTAGAAGTAGACATTCATGTAAAAACAATTATTGTTAGTACAGGGACACTAAAGTAATAACGTAGGGAGTAACGACATAGAAAGCAGCATTTTCCCTTTTAAAAAACCATGCATTTTTCTAAGTAGCAAATATTTCAATCAAATAGCAAAAAGGTTATCTGAAAGCATGCTAGCGCACTGCTTTCAGATAACCTTTTAATTTAAAACTTTAATTTTCACTTTTTTTACTCCCCATTGCATTGCATTCTCATATTCAGGGATAAAGACGTCAATTTTATGCCCTTTAATCGCGCCTCCTGTATCACCTGCAATTGCCTCTCCATAGCCCTCTACCCATACCTTTGTACCAAGCGGAATTACCCTTGGGTCAACGGCAATTACTTTTTGATTTGGATTTGCGCGTAAATCAATGCCATAAGCTGTTGTTCCTGAACAGCCTTTACAATAAGCTGTATATGCAGTTGCGGTCACGACCATTTCGTCACCTTGCTGTTGCTCAAATACATCTGTATTTTGTACTGGATTATTCGGTGGTGTAGCGGGCGTTGTAGCTACGACTTTTTCCTCATAGGTAGTAGCAGGCTCGTCCCCATCATTATAAATCGTCAACTGGTCTCCCGGGAAAATTAGTGTATTTGTAACACCGTTCCATGCCATTAAGGAATTAAGTGAGACGCCGTATTTTAATGCTATACGGTATAAATTATCTCCTTCTACAACTGTGTATGTGGTCGTTTCATCTTCCTGTAATTCCTCAATATTTAATGCGTCCCATGCGTGAATGCTGTAGTCATCAAATAAATGATCGCTTATAGGCAATGGAATAGCCGCCATTGGCGATATTGCTGCTATATTAAACAAAAACGACAACACTAAACTAATTACTGCTAGTTTGTATTTCAAAACAATGCTCCTCCTTTATGGATGCTATGAATTTTCAGTTAGTGTTGCCGCATATAAATAAAAATAAACATTTTTTCTCAAATTTGATTATTTATTTGGGTTTTCTTACAAAAAGGAGGACATATCGACATTACAATTAGCTTATGTATGATTGTAAAAAACGAGGAAGCGGTGCTTGCTCGATGTCTTGATTCAATTAAAGCAGCTGTTGATGAAATTAACATTATTGATACAGGCTCCACAGACGCAACAAAAAGCATTGCCGCAAAATATACTTCTCGAATTTTTGATTTTCAATGGATTCATCATTTTGCAGCAGCGCGAAATTTCTCCTTTCAGCAGGCGACAAAGGATTATATTTTATGGCTTGATGCGGACGACATTATCACAAATGAAGAGCTGGTCAAATTGCAACATTTAAAATTGACGCTCTCACCTACTGTTGATGCTGTCTCAATGCATTATCACCTCAACTTTGATACAGAAGGAAATGTCACCTACTCACTGAGACGTAATCGACTTGTAAGAAGACAGCGGCAATTTCAATGGATTGGTGCAGTGCATGAATATTTAGCAGTGGATGGCACAATCATTCATAGCGATATTGCCATATCGCATCAGCCATTAAGCCGCGATGCTTCGCGCAATCTAGCTATTTATGAGCGATTGCTTACTGCTGGAGAAGTATTTTCAACGCGCGACCTTTATTATTATGCGAATGAGCTTAAAGACCACAGGCAATATGAAAAAGCAATATCGTTCTACGAACAGTTTTTAGCAACAGAGCAGGGCTGGGTAGAAGATTGTATACAAGCCTGCTTTAAAATGGCTGATTGCTACAGCGCTTTACAAAACGAAAAACGTGCAATCCAATCAATTACTAGAAGTCTCACATTTGATTCACCACGCCCAGAGGCTTGCTGTCGCTTCGGTTTTTATTTTATGGAGCAGCATAAAAATCAGCAGGCAATTTATTGGTATGAGCAGGCACTCACTATAAAGGAGCCAAGTCATACACCATTCCGCAATCACATTTTTACAACATGGCTCCCCCATTTACAGCTCTGTGTACTGTATGATCGTTTACAGCAATATGAGCTCGCTTATGAACATCATATACAGGCAAAAAGCTTTTATCCAACGCATCCTCAAATACTTCATAACGAACAGTATTTTCAGCAGCTCTTTCCTGAACGATAATAGAAAATTTAATTAGGCTATTGAAAAAAACAGAGATAACTCTGCTTTCCCAATAGCCTTGAATATTTAGAAATTATAATTTAAAGAATATGAAATTTTCACATTAGCTACTGAAGCAGCCGTACCTGCTAATTGAATATCCGCAATATTATTTGCCGTTATTGATATAGAATTACCAGGAGTAATTGGGGGAATTGCTGGTGTTGCAGGGCTACTTGTAACTGTTAGTGTAACATCTCCTGTTGATGAGCTTGCGTTTTCCACTAAAATTGTGCCATTAATCGCGAAAGGCGTGGAATTCTCCCATACTGTAACTGCTGTCTCATCAGTTAATGTTAAGTCTTGACATACAGAATCATGGACACTTGTTTTACTACCGCAACAGCTTCCTAATTTCGCCATATTCTCACCTCCTTTTCTAAGCAATGAAAGCTTGGCATATAGATAGCTAGATTTTTGACGGAGTCCGCCTTCAAAATCTATGCTATTTGCCAAAAGCTTTATCCTGACCCAAAAGAGACCTTGTAATTTCAAGAGCTGAATCAGGATAAAATCATAGCTAGTATATGTGTCAGTGATTATGAAGCATTGGTCAACCGAACTACTAAAGGTAAATCTCTTGTAACTTCTTTGCTGTTATCGTTAATTCAATTGTGCTATTAGCCTGTGCTTTGATTTCTATTGCTTTCATATTGTGTAAGGTGAATGCTTTACATGTTTTATCTATTGTAACAATAGTAATAGCTCCTCCTCGCTTATAGAGCTTTAATTCAAGGGGTTGTTCCGTATGAACATTTAAGGTTACGGTATTATCTAAATTATGCATATTATTTATCCATGAAAAACTAGGCTTTCCTTCTGGATTGCCTGAAATTGTTGTGCAGATTTTTGTTTGTACAGCGCTGTTACATACGTAACTATCATAAATATGGAAACAAACTGGCATACAATAAAAGCAATTCAAATCGACAATAATCCTCTGTTTAGTGCGAACAAGCTTTTTTTGACAACAGCAAGGGAAAAGGATTTCAAGTATGGCACACTGACCATTTTCTATGACAGCAATTAATGAAAAAAACGCGAAATAAACGGACAGTTTTGTGAAAATCCTACAACTGTTAAAGGCTGACCATTTTCACCTAATAATATAAATGGTCGCCCCTTTTCTATTTTGGTCATGTCCATGCATTGCCCCTCCCCCCGTTTTCACTGCATTTTTTATAGTTTATGGAACACTTTTTAGGAAATATAGTTTTTTGTCCGTCCATTAATCAAATAAGGAGAATAAGTTAACATAGAGTGTCCAAAAAGCCGTACGTACCCAGAATTTTGGGCGTTGGCAATGATACTTTAGCAAAAAATTTACTTAGAGCTTTCTTTGGAAACGTGAGAAACAAATAGTTTAGCCGTGTTTCTCACAAATTAAAATGAAGTAACGAAAACTAAAATTGCATAGTATTTGCAAAACAAGACAGTTTTTTAGATAGCTTCTCTCTGTATTCATTTTATCGCCTATAGAGAGAATGATTTCTACACCTATCACCTTGCTATCAGTATAAAAACATGTGCTCCTGCGCTTACTCGTCGTAAAAAAATTTGCTGAAAGAAATTGAAATATGCTAGAAAGGAGGAAAATTGATGGAAATACAAAATTGTAAAAAATGCGCTTCAAAAAATTGTAATTGCAACCGTCCCTTAGGTTGCAAAGGGGTCACCGGAGCTACCGGACCTACTGGACCTACCGGAGAAGCTGGCGCTACTGGAGCCACTGGGCCTACCGGGGAAGCTGGCGCTACTGGAGCCACTGGGCCTACCGGAGAAACTGGCGCTACTGGAGCCACTGGGCCTGCTTTTACCGAGGGATTCTCAGCCTTTAAACCCTCATTAATAACAACTGGCTCAACTGTTATTACAAACTGGACAGTTTCCGCTCCTTATTACACAACAGCAGGCTTTAATGCGACATCAGGCGTCTTTACAGTGCCTACAACTGGAAAATATGCCTTTGCTGCTACGCTTAATTATTCGACAACTGCAACGATTAGTTTATCTTTAGGTAGTGGCATCAACCCTGCATTTTATCTTCGTCGAAATGGTTCTAGCAATGTAATTAGTGGATTGTTTCCATTGTTAAACGTGTCAGTCACTTTACTAACATTGCGTGCTATTTTAGGAAACGGTACAGTCACACTCGCTGGGGATTTATTGTTAAATGCAGGCGATACAATTGATTTATATTATGAGGCAAGTGGTTTAACAATTGGCTTAAATTTAGGAGGTGTCAACTCTGCAGGTATGGTATGGTCTTGTCATCGCATTGCTTAATCAAAAAGCGCCTATCGGGAAAATATGCGAATGCCTACATTTCCCGATAGCGCTAAAATTCATTTTTAATCTTGCTTTGGAAAGAGGATGCCTCCCCTATTTTCATGAGATATTAAAAACGGTACAAGCGCTTTTGATATTTCCTCTGGTGGATAAGGCTTTGTTAAATATTTTTCCACCTTATATTTCGCTACTAATTCCTGCGCTTCATCTAGTGCGGAAGAAATAACAATTGGTATTTTGCTTGTTTGCTCTGTTTCCTTTAATTGCTGAATTAATTCCCATCCACTCATATCATCACTTAACATTAAATCAACAATGATACCGATGAATGGTGTGCTTAACGCTTCTGTATATGCCTTTTGCGGGTCATTATGGTAAATAACAGTAAAGCCTTTACTTTTTAATTCCTCAGATAATAGTAAAGCTAAGCTAGAATCGTCCTCAACAAGCATGACATTTGCACCTTGTGATAGCAATAAATGGGATTGCTCATCTATCATGCTCTCATGCTCGTTTTCTAGAGGTAGTGTAAAGTAAACTATCGTACCTTGCCCTTCCTCAGATTCAATCCAAATATCACCGTTATGCATCAAAATGATTTCACGACAAATTGCTAGGCCAAGCCCAGTTCCTCCAATTTTACGTCTAGCACTATTATCAATCCGTTTAAACTTTTGGAATAACTGTGAAACATCTTCTTTTGCAATGCCAATTCCTTCATCTTGCACACCCACTTGCAGCATTTGTCCTTTATTTTCGAGTGTAATCATTACATTGCCACCATTCGGTGAAAACTTGATGGCATTGCTAACAATATTTACAAATACTTGAATTAGCCGTTCTTCATCTGCCTTCACCATAATAGCACGTGCTTTATCAATTAATTGGATATGATGTTTTTTTTCGTGGCGAAAACGATTAATGACATCCATAACAATCTCATTTACTTGCAAGGGCTTCATCATGTATTGCTGTCTACCAGATTCCATCCGTTGCAAATCAAGGAAGTCATTAATTAAATTTGTTAAACGCTGAGCCTCTTTATGAATGGTTTCGACATATTTTTGTTGACGCTCAGGCTTTAATGTTTTTGTTAGTAGTAGCTCTGTAAAGCCAAGCACACTCGAAAGTGGTGTACGCAATTCATGACTCACTGTGCTGACAAGCTCAGATTTCATTTTATCAATCTCGTATTCACGCGTGATATCACGATGAACAAAAATTGTCCCTAGTTTTTCAGCACCTTCAAATAAGCATGTAGCATATACTTCGATGAATGTTTCCTGTTCTGTTGAAATAGAGTAACGTAGTTTGCGTGTATGCTTGAAGCTTTCCTCAATTGCCTTTTCAAAAAACGCACGCAAATCATCTGGCTCTTTGCTAAATGATTCAAAGTGGCTTAGCCACACCTTTTTGGCAGTTAACTGCGTATTTAGTGCTGATTGCATTTGCGTCATTTGTGCAAAGGCACGGTTAATTAACACGATATCACCTGCGCTTGAAACGAGCTGCAAGCCTTCATTAATCGTTTCGATAATATTTTTATTTAATTGTCTTGAGCGCTCTACTTCCTCATACATTAATATGCGGTCAAAGGCAATCGATACACGCTTTAACAAACCATTTAGTCCACTTTGTTCCTCCGCTAAAAAAGCATGTCCTTCTCGTGTCGCCATTAATATTGCGACAAGCTTGCCTTGTGCATTTAAAATGGATGAATATAAGTCATAGACATAATATGGCTCCTGTGCTATACCGCGCTCTCCCGCTGCTACTTCCCGCTTTATAACAAAGAAACCTTCCTGCTCAAGGCGCATAAGCTTATTGCTGTCTAAATGCTGCATTAGATTAGTAGCAAACTCAATGCTAAGCCCCTTCATTGCATGAACATCGCCCTCAAGCCAAGTTAAAATGCTCGTATCAAATTGATAAATATCATTTAGATAATCATGCAAATTGTTAATCAGTTGCTGCTTATCTAACGTAAATGTTAATGCATGATTAAGCTGATTATATTTTTCAAGCTGATTTAACGAATGCTGTAGCTGCAATTGATTTCCCTGCAACTCATCCTGCTGCATTAATAATTCTTCATTTTGTGTCGTTAGCTCTTCTTCCTTATCCTGAATGGATAAAGTCATATTGACGAAGGCATTTGCTAAAATACCTAATTCATCGTCCATTTTCTCCAAATCTTTCGTATCGAAGGATTGTCCAAGAGCAAACGCATTTGTTGCAATCGTTAGCTGCTCAATTGGTCGAATTAAATTATCGAGCAGCCTTCTCACAATAAAGCTTATGAGTAGCACAATTAAAACGCTAACAAGAAGTGATAAAGCTGCAGAACTTTGCCCATAGCCAATATTTTTTTCAAATAGGTCATCTAATTCCTTATCTGTTTTTTCTTTATATTCGTTGGTGAGATTAATTACTCTAGCAACAACAACATTCATTCGGTCATTCGAGAGCGTTCGTAAAGACTCATAATCCACTTTTTCTACATAGGAAACAGCCTCTGGTAATATATCATCTTGATAAATAAGCAAATAATTCATCAGCTCCTGATAAAGCTCTTGCTCTTCAAACGTTAGCTCCATCGTTGCAAATTGTTGGAGTTGTTGGTCAATTTCCGTTAAATCAGCATATGCTTGCTGTAAATATTGCTCGTTTTTATAGGCAAAATACCCTCGCGCTTGAAAAAAAGCATCCTTATACGTTTCAGTTAAAGAATCTACGATGACTGTTTTCTCTACGAGCAGCCTCTGTTCTTTTTCTAAACTTTTATTGCGTTCATTCATATAAAAGTAAAGTACAGCAATTAGCAGCAAAAAAAGGCTTGCTATCAAAAGCAGCTTTCTAAAAAAACGACTACGTATATTTTTCCTAAATAACAGCTTGTCATTGACCATTTAAAATATCCTCGACGACTTCCATTAACTTCACTGGACTAAATGGCTTTGACATAAAGTAATCCACCCCTTTTTCAAACACCTTTTGGCGATCCTCCTCCTGCGATTTAGCAGTCAGCATTAATATTGGTAGATTAGCCTTTATTTGTGCAGGTAAGCGTTCAATTACTTCAATGCCTGTAACATGTGGCATCATATAATCTAAAATCATTAAATCATAATGCTCTTGTGCCACTCTTTCTAACGCTTCCTGCCCATTCTCTGCTTCTTCAATTTCATACCCCATATCCTCTAGCGTATCGCGAATAAGCATACGCAAAATTTCCTCATCATCAACTACTAAAACTCTTGCCATCATCATACCTCCTTCTAGCAGCTTCTTTTTCTATCCTTTGCTGCCTTTAAAAATACGTTCTGCTAAATGTAATATACGTGATGATACATCAGCAATTTGGAATGGCTTACGAATATAGTCATCTGCACCATTTTTAAATGCTTCTAATACATACGTTTCCCCAATTCGCCCTGTCAACATGGAAACGATAACTTCCTTTGAGCTATAATTTGCCCTGATTTCTTTTAATACCTCAATCCCACTCATATTCGGTAGCATCCAATCTAATAAAATTACATATTTGTAGTTCGGGTCATACCAGCTTGATTGTAAAAATTCAAGCCCATCACCATATGTAGCTACTTCGATAATTGTTTCGCCGCTTGTTACGAGCCCTTCAAAATGCTTTGCGATTATATCGCGAATAATGTAAACATCATCAATGACAATGACTTTAATTTTTTCAGATTTTTTCATATCGATAATTGAATGGTCGAACAAAACAACGCAATTTCTGCCCGCTTCCTTTGCTGAATAAAGCGCGTGGTCTGCTGCCTCTAGTAATTTCTTTTCATGCTTATAATTTGGGCCCACTGTCATCATACCTGAAGAAAATGTTACATGAAAAACGGTATTATTTGCTGTAAAAGCCCTCTTTTCCATTGCTTGACGTACTTTTTCAACGAGCCTGTAGCCTTCCTCAACTGTCGTCTTCGGCATTAATAAAACAAATTCCTCTCCACCGTAGCGACAGAACACATCATGCTCCCTCTTCAATTCCTTGACGAGCGCTGCAAAGCCCCTTAACACTTCATCCCCAACTAAATGTCCATAAGTGTCATTTACTTTTTTAAAATAATCTAAATCAAGAATGGCAATCGTAAATACTTCTTTCATCCTCTCGTATTGCTGAATT
This genomic interval carries:
- a CDS encoding GerAB/ArcD/ProY family transporter, which translates into the protein MRSTQKKVLTKVHVLFLVQSCLIGTGILQLPQKLSSMGYSQAFMPILFSIIATITLWPMILLNSKFPTNNLFQINEILLGKIIGKFFNFLLVLLFTIICIDSISSYMLLIQSTALPEQTITLPVICFLALLVYLVRGGIFAIARFSILTFFITIPMVLFTKWAIQKGEFSHFFPLFNFTFQEFYEATKNGYLSFLGYELILFYYPFIIQQKSAFKYATIGIWISGVLMLITTGVSVMYFSEWQLSNIEFAVLNIFKAGEYSFIERIDIIGMTLWIFLVYSTVALYLWAANEGFKSLILAKSQIHLYILVIAIFIALIIPLSQHLKEKIFTINNYVFYLLLLWPIFLSIIYFFRKKQVQQ
- a CDS encoding Ger(x)C family spore germination protein, whose product is MKNRLLLIFLLLFVTGCSEQEKKIPIEEVDMIGIMAFDYVDEKTKKLTVAIPQYSPDAKKDTKIFSTETDLVSQGIVKIEASSDRKVVLNQLRVILVSEEFARKGQVRTVIEHIYRNAEVGNKALIAVVKDRAEGILYAEYPDKPNINFYLNDLLLPSLNTAFNPNTNIHDFIYGTTNTTKDASAPYLELLGDRIEIANIALFKDDVMVDTIPPNEAIFIQALQGRKNLAPLVIDIPDDTKVLLNLVKSKSKIESNKDRNYPKLTIHLEIKATLSEYSIEDTEKLNSWKEISDLEKSINQQLEKDIKAFVEKLNKKQVDPIGLSEYFRKYTHGKWTREMTDEILDKLEVDIHVKTIIVSTGTLK
- a CDS encoding 3D domain-containing protein yields the protein MKYKLAVISLVLSFLFNIAAISPMAAIPLPISDHLFDDYSIHAWDALNIEELQEDETTTYTVVEGDNLYRIALKYGVSLNSLMAWNGVTNTLIFPGDQLTIYNDGDEPATTYEEKVVATTPATPPNNPVQNTDVFEQQQGDEMVVTATAYTAYCKGCSGTTAYGIDLRANPNQKVIAVDPRVIPLGTKVWVEGYGEAIAGDTGGAIKGHKIDVFIPEYENAMQWGVKKVKIKVLN
- a CDS encoding glycosyltransferase yields the protein MIVKNEEAVLARCLDSIKAAVDEINIIDTGSTDATKSIAAKYTSRIFDFQWIHHFAAARNFSFQQATKDYILWLDADDIITNEELVKLQHLKLTLSPTVDAVSMHYHLNFDTEGNVTYSLRRNRLVRRQRQFQWIGAVHEYLAVDGTIIHSDIAISHQPLSRDASRNLAIYERLLTAGEVFSTRDLYYYANELKDHRQYEKAISFYEQFLATEQGWVEDCIQACFKMADCYSALQNEKRAIQSITRSLTFDSPRPEACCRFGFYFMEQHKNQQAIYWYEQALTIKEPSHTPFRNHIFTTWLPHLQLCVLYDRLQQYELAYEHHIQAKSFYPTHPQILHNEQYFQQLFPER
- a CDS encoding S-Ena type endospore appendage, producing MAKLGSCCGSKTSVHDSVCQDLTLTDETAVTVWENSTPFAINGTILVENASSSTGDVTLTVTSSPATPAIPPITPGNSISITANNIADIQLAGTAASVANVKISYSLNYNF
- a CDS encoding S-Ena type endospore appendage, which produces MPVCFHIYDSYVCNSAVQTKICTTISGNPEGKPSFSWINNMHNLDNTVTLNVHTEQPLELKLYKRGGAITIVTIDKTCKAFTLHNMKAIEIKAQANSTIELTITAKKLQEIYL
- a CDS encoding collagen-like protein; this translates as MEIQNCKKCASKNCNCNRPLGCKGVTGATGPTGPTGEAGATGATGPTGEAGATGATGPTGETGATGATGPAFTEGFSAFKPSLITTGSTVITNWTVSAPYYTTAGFNATSGVFTVPTTGKYAFAATLNYSTTATISLSLGSGINPAFYLRRNGSSNVISGLFPLLNVSVTLLTLRAILGNGTVTLAGDLLLNAGDTIDLYYEASGLTIGLNLGGVNSAGMVWSCHRIA
- a CDS encoding ATP-binding protein, producing MIASLFLLLIAVLYFYMNERNKSLEKEQRLLVEKTVIVDSLTETYKDAFFQARGYFAYKNEQYLQQAYADLTEIDQQLQQFATMELTFEEQELYQELMNYLLIYQDDILPEAVSYVEKVDYESLRTLSNDRMNVVVARVINLTNEYKEKTDKELDDLFEKNIGYGQSSAALSLLVSVLIVLLISFIVRRLLDNLIRPIEQLTIATNAFALGQSFDTKDLEKMDDELGILANAFVNMTLSIQDKEEELTTQNEELLMQQDELQGNQLQLQHSLNQLEKYNQLNHALTFTLDKQQLINNLHDYLNDIYQFDTSILTWLEGDVHAMKGLSIEFATNLMQHLDSNKLMRLEQEGFFVIKREVAAGERGIAQEPYYVYDLYSSILNAQGKLVAILMATREGHAFLAEEQSGLNGLLKRVSIAFDRILMYEEVERSRQLNKNIIETINEGLQLVSSAGDIVLINRAFAQMTQMQSALNTQLTAKKVWLSHFESFSKEPDDLRAFFEKAIEESFKHTRKLRYSISTEQETFIEVYATCLFEGAEKLGTIFVHRDITREYEIDKMKSELVSTVSHELRTPLSSVLGFTELLLTKTLKPERQQKYVETIHKEAQRLTNLINDFLDLQRMESGRQQYMMKPLQVNEIVMDVINRFRHEKKHHIQLIDKARAIMVKADEERLIQVFVNIVSNAIKFSPNGGNVMITLENKGQMLQVGVQDEGIGIAKEDVSQLFQKFKRIDNSARRKIGGTGLGLAICREIILMHNGDIWIESEEGQGTIVYFTLPLENEHESMIDEQSHLLLSQGANVMLVEDDSSLALLLSEELKSKGFTVIYHNDPQKAYTEALSTPFIGIIVDLMLSDDMSGWELIQQLKETEQTSKIPIVISSALDEAQELVAKYKVEKYLTKPYPPEEISKALVPFLISHENRGGILFPKQD
- a CDS encoding response regulator transcription factor, encoding MARVLVVDDEEILRMLIRDTLEDMGYEIEEAENGQEALERVAQEHYDLMILDYMMPHVTGIEVIERLPAQIKANLPILMLTAKSQEEDRQKVFEKGVDYFMSKPFSPVKLMEVVEDILNGQ
- a CDS encoding diguanylate cyclase, with product MGAEKYQQMMYQRMREKFQEWAKADSIIEKEIYSFLHMLKGTAGSVGLNELTIIATDKLVNLNDTSEKEWGKREWTFYLSPLIEALSFYETNNPSQEIKETSLNLVTSGITKEFILIVDDDMVFISYLKNILEEKGFSVMIAHNGKRGIELIYELQPAIVFLDIMLPDIDGFSILNNIKKIKKDRTFIAIMSSHHSKENRIKAFELGAMDFVAKPIDEDVLLAYVTNRLAYRKELEYAIVIDELTQVYNRKYFESQLKMLIQQYERMKEVFTIAILDLDYFKKVNDTYGHLVGDEVLRGFAALVKELKREHDVFCRYGGEEFVLLMPKTTVEEGYRLVEKVRQAMEKRAFTANNTVFHVTFSSGMMTVGPNYKHEKKLLEAADHALYSAKEAGRNCVVLFDHSIIDMKKSEKIKVIVIDDVYIIRDIIAKHFEGLVTSGETIIEVATYGDGLEFLQSSWYDPNYKYVILLDWMLPNMSGIEVLKEIRANYSSKEVIVSMLTGRIGETYVLEAFKNGADDYIRKPFQIADVSSRILHLAERIFKGSKG